One genomic region from Phragmites australis chromosome 1, lpPhrAust1.1, whole genome shotgun sequence encodes:
- the LOC133883324 gene encoding adenylate isopentenyltransferase-like: MLTIKPVGAMGTGKTKLSIDVCKVISGEVVNADKIQIYPGLDITTNKSIVRRGHVPILVGGSNSLIYGFLVDHFDPSLVDPFAIARYQPTLRFQSCLMWLHAHELVLKEYLNRRVDDMVDAGLVEELKEFFDSMSICKLAEHTGLARAIDVSELSEYFAGRKRLCVCIDEMKANTHALAKAQTAKIQHIADAWGWPVCSLDATETIRAHLTGSNDTAKAIAWERDVSGPTLTTINEFLDS, from the exons ATGTTGACGATTAAACCAGTGGGTGCTATGGGCACGGGTAAGACAAAGCTATCAATTGATGTATGCAAGGTGATTAGTGGCGAAGTGGTGAATGCTGACAAGATACAAATCTATCCTGGGCTTGACATCACAACCAACAAG TCTATTGTAAGGCGTGGTCATGTACCAATTCTGGTAGGTGGCTCAAACTCACTGATCTATGGATTCCTTGTTGACCATTTTGATCCCTCCCTTGTTGATCCTTTTGCAATTGCGAGGTATCAGCCAACTTTAAGGTTCCAAAGCTGCCTCATGTGGCTCCATGCTCATGAGTTAGTTCTTAAGGAATATCTCAACCGTCGTGTTGACGATATGGTTGATGCTGGTTTGGTGGAGGAACTCAAAGAATTCTTTGATTCCATGTCCATTTGCAAGCTTGCCGAGCACACTGGGCTAGCTAGGGCAATCGATGTGTCAGAactaagtgaatattttgccgGACGCAAGAGACTTTGTGTTTGCATAGATGAGATGAAAGCCAATACGCATGCCCTTGCAAAAGCACAGACTGCAAAGATTCAACATATTGCTGATGCTTGGGGTTGGCCTGTTTGCTCCCTTGATGCCACAGAAACCATACGTGCGCATCTCACTGGATCAAACGATACTGCGAAGGCCATAGCATGGGAACGCGATGTGAGTGGTCCTACACTTACTACTATAAATGAGTTTTTGGATAGTTGA